The Xyrauchen texanus isolate HMW12.3.18 chromosome 49, RBS_HiC_50CHRs, whole genome shotgun sequence genome contains the following window.
TGATTACAAAACATGTTTTCAGATAAACATGTTTCAgataaacatttgtttaaaactTGTCAGTAATTAGGATGTTTTCAAATTACAGTACAGTTTTACTTAGTAATCAAGTTTTGTTAAGATTTGAACTTTCCCTTTTTTCTTACAGTAGATCATTTTTGTGTAACGCAATACCACTGCTTGAACACAATTCATAACTGGTTGGTACTTAAgttgtttttctttgtgtttttacgAAAACCCTGCAGGGTCAATTGTTCTTGGAGGCAATGGCAGCTGCTTCAGAATATTTTGTATTGGATTTCTAatgcataaagatgttttaagtgtttaagattatttagatttttgtggTATTGAGGAATTCAATGCCTGATCTTTTGTGTCAGTGAAAAACCTTTTGCATGATGGTATGCGCAGTGTACTGCATGCCATTTCTTTGGCTAATCAAGACCTATTACAGTGTCTCGTTGCCATAGCTACCCTGCTACCAGCAATCATCATTACATACCCTCACTGTAAAAATGCATATCTGGCATCAGTTCTTCTAACTGCAGCTTAGGAAAATATGTGAAGTTCATGATGTTGGAAGTGATTCATTGCACCCAAATACTTAGTCTTTCATAACCTTGATGCTGCAGGTTTTAACGTTGACAATTGCTGCCTCATATtagacccccccccccactctctcgctcacacatgcacacactcacagccctGTCAGAGACAAGCCATCTAGCCGTCGACGTGTGCCAGACTCTCACCTTGAGGCGAGCTGGAGCATAGTGATTGACGGTCTGCAGCTTTGCAGGTTTTTTGACCTCTTATTTGGTGATACCAGAGGCAATCCATCTTCTACCATGGGATTAAGTGTTGTGGTGTAATGCACAAAGCATAAAGACCTGCATATACTGAGATACGGGGGAAGGGggctgctgtccattcaaatggTTACATTTTGATGGGCCTCGGTCACCATGGGCACCATAGGGCTCCCTTTGGCTGTTTGTTTTGCGATGACCCTTTTAGCCTCCTGCTAAACAAAGGGCATACAGGGGAGGGGGAGATGTCCCCCAATTGACCTACCTGACACCCACATATGTATGCAACCACAAGTGACAACATTATTTTTCCCCAGGAGAAAGAAATGACGCTGAAGCTACTGAATCCATCTGCGGAAGGCAACGACAACAACCATACTGAACAACACAGCAGCAAAGAGGATGAGGTGAGGTTTTTAAATGTGCCAAAgtatttcgtttttttattttgtgtatactgtataatgtaatgCCAtagtttaaaatatgtatttctatAGAGGTTGTgctcaattacatttttgggtgaactatatacaTAATGAAAACAAATCCCTATTAACTTCCTTTACTGTGGGAATGTTTCTAAAGTAAGGAAACGCTATAGACCAGATACCTTATTTTTTGATCTGTCAAAATGACTgaaataatttatgtttttaaattcaaaatattttccATTAACGCAACATCTGTATATATGTCAGCAGACTTGGGTCACAAGCGAGATGGAGCAGAAGCAGACAGAGGAGGACCTGGAAAGGCAAGCCTTGCTTGCTGAACAACGGAGAGAAGAAGAGAGACTGCTTCAGGAAGAACGGGAGAGAGAGGAACAAGAGAAAGTCAAAGCTGTAGAGGGTGAGGTACTCTTCactcactcacttttgcacaagACTTCCTTAGTACTGTCTCAGACTCGTAAGCTCAAAGTTTCCCCACAAGCTTGATAAAACACACTGACGCTAGAGCACATTCTGTGGTCTTATCTCAACATGGCAGTTTTGAAGTCAGCATGCTTTTAACCTAAGGCTGCTTTAATCACCCAAATAACTGAGGTAGAGGAAACTATCAGCCTCACTCCCAGCTCTGATATCCTCTGTCAGAAGGTTAATTAACTGTTGATTGTGCTGCTGCTGATGCGCCCATCCACATTAATGTATTATGGATGAAGATCGAGCCTGCAGTTCTCTCCAGTGGTTTCTTCCTTCCAGCCTCTTTAATCCTCCCAGCAGGGTGTGCCAGTCAGGGCCTTTAATGATAGAACATAAAGCCCTTCTCCCCTTTATCTTGCCTGTGCACTTTGATCAAATGTGCCGTCTAAAGTTGAGTGATGAATCGTTCCCTTTGCTACTATATATTGTTTGCCAACTTTTCATCAGCCTGGCCTAGCCAGACATGGTCAGGTAACAGGTGCTctattaatggtaaaaagaagtTTAAAGTGACCATAGCTTTGTGTTGTGAATGTTTTGCTTTTATGTTTAGAACGTGCACGTAGAAGGAAGCAGCGAGAGGAGAAGGCCTGGTTGCTCTCCCAAGGAAAAGAACTTCCCCCCGAGTTGCTGAATCTGGAGACCCACTCACCTATTCGCCGAGCACGCCGTACTAAGGAGTTGTAAGGACTTTGCTTTAACCTTCAATCTCAGTACAAGATAACCTGattagatatacagtatgtctttattttaaaaagtacatcACCTTAAATTACTAATAACTAATTTAAAATGAAGAACTAACTTTTAAATAACTGATTTTACTTGCTAATTACActtatgaatatactgtatgctgTATACTAATTTTTCTTTCCCATTGTAGCTATGAAATGGATGACGATTACACTGCTCTCTACAAAGGTAAGTTTAGACAATGTTGGTTGGGTTGTGGTCAAACTACAGtgtgtttttcctcattaaacatCTGTAGCAGTTTCACTAAGtgaatgtaaaatacatttgtcTTCAGTTTTGGAGGCCCTCAAAGCTCACAAAGATGCCTGGCCCTTCATGGAGCCTGTTGATGAGTCTTACGCACCCAACTATCACGAAATCATACAGGTTGGCATTAAAGCTGTTTTTAAGAAATGTGTTGGCCCATTTAAGTATATTTCAATACGATTTGTCAAATGTTTTGTCAGACTCCAATGGACCTGTCCACGATTGAGAGAAAGCTGAATGATGGAGAGTATGTTGCCaaggaggagtttgtggctgatGTAAAGCTAATGTTTGAGAACTGTCTGGAATACAATGGAGAGGAGAGTGGTAAATATTACGTCAATCCATTTATTTATACCCAAATTATTGGCTTTCAAGCAGAAgtgaaattctttaaaaaaaaattatctattcaTCAAAATGACGGAATGTGTAGTAATGTTAAGACGTTTGTGTGTGATAAACAAATCAAGACATGTTAGAAATGGAGGTATGTGGAGAGGCTCTGACATTGATTAATAGCGTGATTGAGCTGTCCTCCGGTGTGCCAGGTCCTGCAGTGCCACAGAGAAATTCCTGCCCCTTAGCTCCCCTCTCTggaaccatccatccatcagaaTGCACTCCCCTGGGTGTGGCTGGGTCAGAGGTCAACTGTGGATCTGTGACCTGGTTGTTGTGCTTGCTCTGCATGGGGAGGGGggtgtatgtctctctctctctctctctcatacctGTCTGTTTGCCTCCTCAGAATACACAATAATGTCTGAGTCCTTGGAACACTGCTTTGGCCGAGCCTTACTAAAGCACTTTCCCTCTGAGGATGGTGACACAGATGAGGAGTTTCATGTGAACAGTGAAGACCGTGACcgcaaggaaaagaaaaagagcaAAAGTCACAGACAGTCTGGACCTGAGAGCTTGATCAAAGCCACAGAGCAGGTTCAAAAACGCAAATCTTCCAACAGTGGTAAGGGAAACAATCAGCAACAAGACAAACCCAATTTCACTCAACAACCCCCTCCCCCAAACTACAGCAATGGTCCCTCACATCTCCATAATATCAATCCAGGACAGCAACAGCCTGGCACATTACATCCTGCTCAACAGGTTAGACCACACTGtaaatttgtttattgtttacagtAGAAAATAGATGTTTTGATAACTATTATTATAGTGTTCTCCCTGTGCACGTGTTATTGTCATTACTCCAAAAGTGATGTGTTCTTTTTTTCCCATAGTTTCATCAGCCTGCAGGTCCTCCAGGACCAGGAATGTATGCCCATCATATGATGATTGACCCTCAGTATCCATACCCTGGACAGCGACCCCTCATGTCCAGGCCATCAGAGGACCATGGACCTCAGCACATGCCTCACTACAGCATGCAGGTATGTTTTCCTTCATCCAGCAGTATTAGTTTTGAAAATGCTGTCCATTCATTCACCTTGAAGGTTATTCATAATGTTTTATATATCTTTTGTCTTCATAAGAATTCCCTCTTAAGTGGTCCACATCTTAGACCCAGATACCCAGTAGGAACCGATGTAAGGCCGCTTCAACCTCCACATCAGCAACCTTCCTATCCTGGACCCACTCATGGCCCTTCCCTGGGCCCAAGGCCAGTGGCCTTTCAGCCTGGAGGTCTCTGTGCCCCTCCAACTGAGGGCAATATGTACCCTTCACACCAGCATTCAGAAGGACAGCCCATGCAAACTGTGGGGAACAGGTACCCTAGGCCAGGTGTCCCAATGCATAGTTCCTACCCTCCTTATGGTCCCCATGGCATGAACATGCCCATTATGTGGCCACCCATGAACCATCAAGGACAGCAGACACCTGGTGGACCAATGATACAAGAACAGAGTGCGACTAGCCAGCATCCATACAATCATAGCATGATCCATCCTCCACACAGTGTTGGTTATGCAATAGCAAATGGTCCATATAGAATGCCCTCTATTAACTCTCACGGTCTCATTGGTCAAAAACCACCAGGGGCCCCTCAGGACTCAAGGCCAATTTTAGCATCTATGATTGATAGTCCCGAGATGATTGCCCTCCAGCAACTCTCTGCCTCATCATCCCAAAATGTTGGCGACTTCCAGCCCACCCTACAAAGTGGAGGTACAACGGCACTGTCTTCTGAAAACCATCTCTTCAGGCCTTCTAGAGATGGTGTTATTGACAACCAGCACACAATGATATCCCCCAAAGGTAGGAGTGGCTATCCGTTCATATTTTTGGGATTTCACTAATTGCTTTCTAGGAGAGATTGAATGTTTGATGGATGTCTCCTGCATGATTTAAGCATATTTTAACACCATTTTATATCCTGACAGGTTCAAATACAAAATCTGGTGATAATCAGTTGCCTGGAGAAAATTGTGATCTGATTGAGGCAGACAGTCGCTTTTGTCCAAATCAAACAGAAAAATCAGAGCAGCCTAATAGCTCTCTGCAAAACCCTACGGTGCTGGACTGGCATAGACCAACACAGAGACAAACGTCACTGGGGAAATCTCCTGCATCAGTTTCTACTACAAGCAAAGAATGTTCAAAGCAGAATGAAGACAAACATAATCGACTAAATCTAGAAACACCTCACAACAGTGACCAACCCAATTTACTAAATGCTACCCAACTAGTACCCCAGCAGCATAAGTCTGTGGAGGATCCTTCAAAATTTTCCCCAAATTGTTCTCAGCAGATGCCCCAGAAAACACTAGATGCAATGCCCCAGCATCCCCCTCAACAAATCCATCAAAATGTTCCAACACAATTTATTGGGAATGGCTCTCTAAGGCAATCCCAGAATGTTCCTCCACACATGCTGCAGAATCTTCCTCAACaaatgtcacaaaatgtatctCATCAGTACCCTCAAAATGGCTTACAGCAAGTACCACACAATGGATCTGTCAAAGGCCCACAGACAGGAGCTCTCCATGGAATGCCACAGATTGCACTTCAGGGGGGACAGCATGGCGTTCATCAGCCTGTAACCCTCAGCTCTCTACCTCCCAGCCACCCTGTATCTCATCCACTTGCGCAGCCCTCTCCGGCTGATCAGGGAGACCAAAGGCCTTGTGAGCCTACCAGTAGGATAGTATCAGATGGGATCACCGTTTCCCAAGATGGCAGCAATCCTAAACTGAGGACGGACTGTGCCAATGGACTTTACAAACAACAGCCCTTCAGTCCGGAAAACCAAACCCAGCTGGGAAAGCAGGGTCCAGAACCACTTCTCAATCATGCTTGTCCAACACACTCTCAGGGTCCAGAGAGCACCACCATGGCTCAATACAATGTAAATCAGCCAACACGTCAACAATTCAGCCCACATATAGGTAAACAATTACACCCCTCAAACCACCAACCTTACCCAAACCAGGGACCTCTATCAAAGACAAATAGCCCTCATCATAATCCTGCACGTTTTCCTGCTTATCAACAGCAAGCTGTTCCATACCAATATCACATGGCAACACCGCATCATCAGAGCCTTCCGAGCATGTATCCTCAGTACCAGCAGCAACAGTTCTATCAGCTGCACAGACATGGCAGACCTGGATTTCCCACTGAAGAGTGGCCTAGACCTCCATACCAGCCTCAACACCAAATGATGCCCAATTCTTACCCATCACCATTAGTTGGCAGTTTTAATGGCCGGCAGCCGAAAAACACCATGTCTCCTCAGGGCTCGGATGGATCTAGTGGGAGCTTAATGTCACCGAGTTCTTTACCAGATGGGTCTCATAGCAGCGCTTTGGAAAGCAGGGAGGATGGCAGCCCTGCCAAGCAGGCAAGAACTGAAGAGCCTTCTGGGCACTCCGACAGCCCGAAAGAGATCTTGGACCTGGACAGCCATAATGCTGCAGCCCGAAATCGTATTTCAGCTCAGCCACACCCCAGTTTCTCTTATGGCCCTCGTGCCATGTATTCCAGCATGCAGCAAGGTGGTGCACCTATGATGGCAGGTGTGTCATATTCCAGCCACCAATTTCCCAGCAGACAATTTGCCCAACAGCATCCTCATCCACATTTGATGGAAGCCTTACAGAGGCCCCAACACCTACCTTTCTTCCCAAGCCAAACTCGCATGGCTATATACAGGCATTCAAATGTTGCAGGACACTTCCAGGGAATGGTCGTTCCACAAAGAGCAGTGGTTGGAGAACAATTTCTTCGGACTGGGTAAGAGATAATTTACCTCCAAGTCCTCATGATAAGATAGATCTGAGAGATAGAGTTGAACAAATATCTAATCAATATACAATTCCAATagaattgtaataaataaaaaaataaatttattttgtaataaattacaaaaataatttatcaacaaatttgatttatttacataTGACTAATGCTTTCACATCAATATTTCTCACCTGTAGTAACTTTTGTTCTTGTCTGATAGGCAGCAGTtgttgggaacagcatctcccaATGGCCCAGGCAATAAACAAGGAATATGAAAGGTGAGATTGCAGCGGTAGAATGAATACATTCTACAACACTTTTACAACCTGGAATATACATGGAGAGATGGAGAACACAATGACAGAAATTAGGAAGATTgttgaaaatataatttgttacaCCAATTGGAGTCTCACTCCTCAGACAGGCTTCTGTTATAGTGTTACCTTCAAAAATTAAAACGTTTTTTGGAACACTGGTAACCCAACCTGCATTCGGCAGTCATTTACAATGAGGAGGGAAAGGAATGTCTCGCAGTGCCAGGAGATATGCTCAACGAGCTGAACCATTGACCAAGGAAAAGCTGTGAATATTTGAATGTGAATTGTGCCCTCTCTTTAGTGCTCAAATGCGGTTTATACACATAAATACTGGTCTGCAGCTTGCGTTTTTCTTTTGGAATGTCTTTTTCACCTCATTCCCTGTAGGAATAACATCTCCGAGGCTTCTTCGCGTGGGCAGTTAAAGGAGTAAAGAAACTGGATGTTGTTAATGAGAAGAGTTATGTCATTTACCAGTTGGTGTTCCTTATCAAAGTTAAACTCAGGTGTAATAAAAAAGTTACTGATTCTTCTGGACCTCTTTCCAAGCTCCATGGACAAACTAGGCTCAGTTGCCTTCATGTACATGTTGAATGTTCTGTGAATGATTTTAGATAATGCAACACAAGGAATAAAAGATGGATCTTCTGCTCCACTGGGAAACACCACACCTGGAGTGTTTTTATGAGGTGGTGTTCACTTCAACTAAAACACATTATCCACTTAAGTTCTGGTGTTATGCATCCTTTTAATGATGAACCAACTTGAAGATTGTCTTTGATTTACATAGACTGGCAGAGAACCCGGCTGCTCTATTTGTTATGCACTAGGAATAGTCTTTCATACTGGAATTAGTGACCTTGGACTAAAAATAGATGTGTGCTTTGTGTGAGACTAAATTCTACAACATTTTCTTAAGTTGTCTCTTTATCTAATGTGTGTCTGATTGTCTCTTATTGATGTGTCCTGCTAGTTTGAATATGCACAGAATGAATAATCAGGTTTTAAACACTGGGATATACATTTGTCACTTCTACACagactggggggggggggggttggcaTGGTTTCATTGAAGGccggtttattgtttgttatcTGATGCCATTCTTTATTGGTcatcttaaaatgttttgttttcaca
Protein-coding sequences here:
- the LOC127640719 gene encoding chromatin remodeling regulator CECR2-like isoform X2, whose translation is MSQGCITSVEEIQSWWEVPAIAHFCSLFRTAFNLPDFEIEELEQALLKQDQDFLSDLLCLLLQGCYQRSDITIQSFSSYLEDIINYRWVLEEGKPNPLNEHTFEELPPRTQVELLHRLCDYRLDAADVFDRLKGLDADSLRVEPLGQDGNGALYWYFYGTRLYKEEPVKPMSPQYSEILDKVPEKKRRGRPPKKKLEDTLPMEEEMEEESMNAEEESTEESKPVLEESHERKCGTWSLVCDTEEQWTSLAESIKDKISPHDRHLHRIITQNFLPEISNMIEYKEKEMTLKLLNPSAEGNDNNHTEQHSSKEDETWVTSEMEQKQTEEDLERQALLAEQRREEERLLQEEREREEQEKVKAVEERARRRKQREEKAWLLSQGKELPPELLNLETHSPIRRARRTKEFYEMDDDYTALYKVLEALKAHKDAWPFMEPVDESYAPNYHEIIQTPMDLSTIERKLNDGEYVAKEEFVADVKLMFENCLEYNGEESEYTIMSESLEHCFGRALLKHFPSEDGDTDEEFHVNSEDRDRKEKKKSKSHRQSGPESLIKATEQVQKRKSSNSGKGNNQQQDKPNFTQQPPPPNYSNGPSHLHNINPGQQQPGTLHPAQQFHQPAGPPGPGMYAHHMMIDPQYPYPGQRPLMSRPSEDHGPQHMPHYSMQNSLLSGPHLRPRYPVGTDVRPLQPPHQQPSYPGPTHGPSLGPRPVAFQPGGLCAPPTEGNMYPSHQHSEGQPMQTVGNRYPRPGVPMHSSYPPYGPHGMNMPIMWPPMNHQGQQTPGGPMIQEQSATSQHPYNHSMIHPPHSVGYAIANGPYRMPSINSHGLIGQKPPGAPQDSRPILASMIDSPEMIALQQLSASSSQNVGDFQPTLQSGGTTALSSENHLFRPSRDGVIDNQHTMISPKGSNTKSGDNQLPGENCDLIEADSRFCPNQTEKSEQPNSSLQNPTVLDWHRPTQRQTSLGKSPASVSTTSKECSKQNEDKHNRLNLETPHNSDQPNLLNATQLVPQQHKSVEDPSKFSPNCSQQMPQKTLDAMPQHPPQQIHQNVPTQFIGNGSLRQSQNVPPHMLQNLPQQMSQNVSHQYPQNGLQQVPHNGSVKGPQTGALHGMPQIALQGGQHGVHQPVTLSSLPPSHPVSHPLAQPSPADQGDQRPCEPTSRIVSDGITVSQDGSNPKLRTDCANGLYKQQPFSPENQTQLGKQGPEPLLNHACPTHSQGPESTTMAQYNVNQPTRQQFSPHIGKQLHPSNHQPYPNQGPLSKTNSPHHNPARFPAYQQQAVPYQYHMATPHHQSLPSMYPQYQQQQFYQLHRHGRPGFPTEEWPRPPYQPQHQMMPNSYPSPLVGSFNGRQPKNTMSPQGSDGSSGSLMSPSSLPDGSHSSALESREDGSPAKQARTEEPSGHSDSPKEILDLDSHNAAARNRISAQPHPSFSYGPRAMYSSMQQGGAPMMAGVSYSSHQFPSRQFAQQHPHPHLMEALQRPQHLPFFPSQTRMAIYRHSNVAGHFQGMVVPQRAVVGEQFLRTGQQLLGTASPNGPGNKQGI
- the LOC127640719 gene encoding chromatin remodeling regulator CECR2-like isoform X1, which encodes MSQGCITSVEEIQSWWEVPAIAHFCSLFRTAFNLPDFEIEELEQALLKQDQDFLSDLLCLLLQGCYQRSDITIQSFSSYLEDIINYRWVLEEGKPNPLNEHTFEELPPRTQVELLHRLCDYRLDAADVFDRLKGLDADSLRVEPLGQDGNGALYWYFYGTRLYKEEPVKPMSPQYSEILDKVPEKKRRGRPPKKKLEDTLPMEEEMEEESMNAEEESTEESKPVLEESHERKCGTWSLVCDTEEQWTSLAESIKDKISPHDRHLHRIITQNFLPEISNMIEYKEKEMTLKLLNPSAEGNDNNHTEQHSSKEDETWVTSEMEQKQTEEDLERQALLAEQRREEERLLQEEREREEQEKVKAVEERARRRKQREEKAWLLSQGKELPPELLNLETHSPIRRARRTKEFYEMDDDYTALYKVLEALKAHKDAWPFMEPVDESYAPNYHEIIQTPMDLSTIERKLNDGEYVAKEEFVADVKLMFENCLEYNGEESEYTIMSESLEHCFGRALLKHFPSEDGDTDEEFHVNSEDRDRKEKKKSKSHRQSGPESLIKATEQVQKRKSSNSGKGNNQQQDKPNFTQQPPPPNYSNGPSHLHNINPGQQQPGTLHPAQQFHQPAGPPGPGMYAHHMMIDPQYPYPGQRPLMSRPSEDHGPQHMPHYSMQNSLLSGPHLRPRYPVGTDVRPLQPPHQQPSYPGPTHGPSLGPRPVAFQPGGLCAPPTEGNMYPSHQHSEGQPMQTVGNRYPRPGVPMHSSYPPYGPHGMNMPIMWPPMNHQGQQTPGGPMIQEQSATSQHPYNHSMIHPPHSVGYAIANGPYRMPSINSHGLIGQKPPGAPQDSRPILASMIDSPEMIALQQLSASSSQNVGDFQPTLQSGGTTALSSENHLFRPSRDGVIDNQHTMISPKGSNTKSGDNQLPGENCDLIEADSRFCPNQTEKSEQPNSSLQNPTVLDWHRPTQRQTSLGKSPASVSTTSKECSKQNEDKHNRLNLETPHNSDQPNLLNATQLVPQQHKSVEDPSKFSPNCSQQMPQKTLDAMPQHPPQQIHQNVPTQFIGNGSLRQSQNVPPHMLQNLPQQMSQNVSHQYPQNGLQQVPHNGSVKGPQTGALHGMPQIALQGGQHGVHQPVTLSSLPPSHPVSHPLAQPSPADQGDQRPCEPTSRIVSDGITVSQDGSNPKLRTDCANGLYKQQPFSPENQTQLGKQGPEPLLNHACPTHSQGPESTTMAQYNVNQPTRQQFSPHIGKQLHPSNHQPYPNQGPLSKTNSPHHNPARFPAYQQQAVPYQYHMATPHHQSLPSMYPQYQQQQFYQLHRHGRPGFPTEEWPRPPYQPQHQMMPNSYPSPLVGSFNGRQPKNTMSPQGSDGSSGSLMSPSSLPDGSHSSALESREDGSPAKQARTEEPSGHSDSPKEILDLDSHNAAARNRISAQPHPSFSYGPRAMYSSMQQGGAPMMAGVSYSSHQFPSRQFAQQHPHPHLMEALQRPQHLPFFPSQTRMAIYRHSNVAGHFQGMVVPQRAVVGEQFLRTGSCWEQHLPMAQAINKEYER